The proteins below come from a single bacterium genomic window:
- a CDS encoding glycosyltransferase family 4 protein encodes MQMQPYTVTRHIPHHAGHSGYDQLARFAGKPVNVPRWVTAVRGAGFVHRFFRKRSGMEWYDGLYQETFTAMHMKTHSKGIYHFLFAENHFRYLPALVRKGNHRVIGTFHATADEFDRVMRMKEHFKWLDAAVVVSHSQVAHMESLMGKDQVFFVPHGMDTDYFTPGRAEKSGRVKLCLCVGHHHRDYATLCETAGIVKREDPEVRFILVNRVFAAYLSLEQQEHFRKLFAAAGNIELRTNLTDDELLDLYRASDLLVLPLLDSTANVALLESLSCGLPSVITDVGGIRDYVDEQCSVIAPLHDAGTMASQILELSNDPVRRQRLSLAARERALTFDWKRIAQQMNQVYEKM; translated from the coding sequence ATGCAAATGCAACCGTACACCGTTACAAGGCACATTCCGCATCACGCAGGTCATTCCGGATACGACCAGTTGGCACGGTTTGCCGGTAAGCCCGTGAATGTGCCGCGCTGGGTAACCGCTGTTCGCGGCGCCGGTTTTGTTCATCGTTTTTTTCGAAAGAGATCCGGGATGGAGTGGTATGACGGTCTCTATCAGGAAACTTTTACAGCGATGCACATGAAAACGCATTCCAAAGGAATCTATCATTTCCTGTTTGCCGAAAATCATTTTAGATATCTACCGGCCTTGGTACGAAAAGGAAATCACAGAGTTATCGGCACATTCCACGCAACAGCAGATGAATTTGACCGGGTTATGCGTATGAAAGAACATTTCAAATGGTTGGATGCTGCCGTTGTCGTATCACACAGCCAGGTGGCGCATATGGAATCGTTGATGGGGAAGGATCAAGTATTTTTTGTGCCTCACGGAATGGATACAGATTACTTTACTCCCGGGCGAGCTGAAAAATCCGGCCGGGTAAAATTGTGTCTTTGCGTAGGCCATCACCACCGGGATTATGCAACGCTTTGCGAAACGGCGGGAATCGTAAAGAGGGAAGATCCGGAGGTGCGGTTCATCCTTGTGAATCGAGTGTTTGCTGCGTATCTATCGCTGGAGCAACAAGAACACTTTCGAAAACTTTTTGCCGCTGCCGGCAATATCGAATTACGAACGAATTTGACGGACGATGAATTGCTCGATTTGTACCGCGCGAGCGATCTGCTCGTACTACCGCTTCTTGATTCAACCGCGAACGTGGCGTTGCTGGAATCGTTAAGCTGCGGGTTGCCGTCCGTAATTACGGATGTTGGTGGCATTCGCGATTATGTGGATGAACAGTGCTCTGTAATAGCGCCGCTTCACGATGCCGGAACGATGGCTTCGCAAATACTCGAGCTCTCAAATGACCCGGTCCGCAGACAAAGACTCTCGCTTGCCGCAAGGGAACGTGCTCTCACTTTTGATTGGAAGCGAATTGCCCAGCAAATGAATCAAGTCTATGAAAAAATGTAA